In Firmicutes bacterium ASF500, a single genomic region encodes these proteins:
- the rfuD gene encoding putative riboflavin import permease protein RfuD codes for MDDIFSSILSPGTFNQMLRSATPVALAALGGAMTEHAGIMNIGMDGMILMGAFFGVWGSYMFQSAGMGILMVLAMGVLVGLFFALFTVQFRSDEFIIGTALNTFALGLTSFLSRSIFGTAGTKGNPALPTIHIPLLDRVPFLGAVFNDNSLFIYLTWLLVLAAWIFVYRTPYGFWLRAAGEKPETLRTAGIQPEKMKWLASILCGILCGLAGAHLSLGQLQGTFAENMANSRGYIAFACVIFSAANPSKAYLAALMFGFFDAIGLRLQDYISSDLTNIIPYAITVIMMVYVVVRSQQKKRQGHRARAA; via the coding sequence ATGGATGACATTTTTAGCAGCATTCTTTCCCCCGGCACCTTTAACCAGATGCTCCGCAGCGCCACCCCGGTGGCCCTGGCCGCGCTGGGCGGCGCGATGACGGAGCACGCCGGCATTATGAACATCGGCATGGATGGCATGATCCTCATGGGGGCCTTTTTCGGGGTCTGGGGCAGCTATATGTTCCAGTCCGCCGGAATGGGTATCCTGATGGTGCTGGCTATGGGCGTTCTGGTAGGGCTCTTCTTCGCCCTGTTCACCGTTCAGTTCCGCTCGGACGAGTTCATCATCGGCACCGCCCTCAACACCTTCGCCCTGGGGCTGACCTCCTTCCTCTCCCGGTCCATCTTTGGCACCGCGGGCACCAAGGGCAACCCCGCCCTCCCCACCATCCACATCCCCCTTCTGGACCGCGTCCCCTTCCTTGGGGCGGTGTTCAACGACAACTCTCTATTCATCTATCTGACTTGGCTTCTGGTCCTCGCCGCGTGGATCTTTGTCTATCGGACGCCCTACGGCTTCTGGCTCCGGGCGGCTGGCGAGAAGCCAGAGACCCTGCGCACCGCCGGAATCCAGCCGGAGAAAATGAAATGGCTAGCCAGCATTTTGTGCGGCATCCTCTGCGGACTGGCCGGGGCCCACCTGTCTCTGGGACAGCTCCAGGGCACCTTCGCCGAGAATATGGCCAACTCCCGAGGGTACATCGCCTTTGCCTGCGTGATTTTCAGTGCCGCCAATCCGAGCAAGGCCTACCTGGCCGCTCTCATGTTTGGCTTCTTCGACGCCATCGGCCTGCGGCTCCAGGACTACATCAGCTCCGACCTGACCAACATCATCCCCTACGCTATTACGGTAATCATGATGGTCTATGTGGTGGTTCGAAGCCAGCAGAAAAAACGGCAGGGCCACCGGGCCAGGGCCGCATAA
- the rfuC gene encoding putative riboflavin import permease protein RfuC, translated as MKNRGKGSYFASLALSVLLAFIIGAVILAVAGFNPIQAYAAMVDGAFSNVRHVGDFLEYAMVLCICGLACVLGSRVGIFNVGGEGQLLLGAIAACQVGVVMNGQSRWLVLPCAALAAMAVGGFYALIPGVLKVKVKVNEVITTIMLNTIAASFCQFLAKGPWKNPNRNMVAATGQLDPRYWFTTIIPSSNLSTAILIAAVMAFLTWYIMQKTAVGFEMKLTGQNPRFAFFSGIKTDKIVILCMLISGAMCGLVGMFRVYGVEHLYRSSISNQYYFEGLTVAMIARYDPVTVILLSFFFAVLKIGAQGMELSAGVPNQIYLIIQTVIIFFMAAENGIFTSIQAGAQRKKARAGLVRKEEQSHG; from the coding sequence ATGAAAAACCGGGGCAAGGGGAGCTATTTCGCCAGTCTGGCCCTCAGCGTCCTGCTGGCTTTCATCATCGGCGCGGTAATTTTGGCCGTGGCCGGCTTCAACCCCATCCAGGCCTACGCCGCTATGGTGGACGGCGCCTTTTCCAACGTCCGCCATGTGGGGGATTTTCTGGAGTACGCCATGGTGCTGTGTATCTGCGGCCTGGCCTGCGTGCTGGGCTCCCGGGTGGGCATCTTCAACGTGGGCGGCGAGGGCCAGCTGCTTTTGGGCGCTATCGCCGCCTGTCAGGTGGGCGTGGTGATGAACGGACAGAGCAGGTGGCTCGTCCTCCCCTGCGCCGCCCTGGCCGCTATGGCGGTGGGCGGGTTCTACGCCCTCATCCCCGGCGTGCTGAAGGTGAAAGTCAAGGTCAACGAGGTCATCACCACCATCATGCTGAACACCATCGCCGCCAGCTTCTGCCAGTTCCTGGCTAAGGGGCCCTGGAAGAACCCCAACCGAAATATGGTGGCCGCTACGGGACAGCTGGATCCCCGGTACTGGTTCACCACCATCATTCCCAGCTCCAACCTGTCCACCGCCATTCTGATTGCCGCCGTGATGGCCTTCCTCACCTGGTACATCATGCAGAAAACCGCCGTGGGCTTTGAGATGAAACTCACCGGGCAAAACCCCCGGTTCGCCTTCTTTTCCGGCATCAAGACGGACAAAATCGTCATCCTCTGTATGCTGATTTCCGGGGCCATGTGCGGTCTGGTGGGCATGTTCCGGGTCTACGGTGTGGAGCACCTCTACCGCAGCAGCATCAGCAATCAGTACTACTTTGAAGGCCTCACTGTGGCGATGATTGCCCGCTACGACCCGGTGACGGTCATTCTCCTGTCCTTCTTCTTCGCCGTTTTGAAGATCGGGGCCCAGGGCATGGAGCTGTCCGCCGGGGTGCCCAATCAAATTTATCTTATCATTCAGACGGTCATTATCTTCTTTATGGCCGCTGAAAACGGCATTTTCACCTCGATCCAGGCGGGGGCCCAGCGGAAAAAGGCCCGGGCCGGTCTGGTGCGAAAGGAGGAGCAGTCCCATGGATGA